The Terriglobia bacterium genome segment CCTGTTCAGCCGCCTTCTTCGTCAACCCTACACCGCGGGCGGCCGGCTCGCCATCAATAATAACTTCAACGGTAAACAATTTCTCGTGATCCGGTCCAGCTTCATTGGCCAGAACGTATTCGGCGCGGCCCCGGCGTGCCGCCTGCAACTGTTCCTGAAGCTCGGTCTTGAAATCCTTTAACTGGCGGTCGGCATCGCCGCTTTCCTCGATCTGAGCCTCGAAAAACGGCAGAATCACCCGCCGCGCCTCCTCTATTCCACCGTCGAGATAAATCGCGCCGAGCACGGCTTCGAGCGCGTCGACCAGCAATGCCTGTTTCGTCCGGCCGCCGGTCTTTTCCTCGCCTTTGCCCAGCTGAAGATAGCCGCCAAGCCGGACGCGCTCCGCATATTTGACGAGATTCGCGGAACTGACGAAAAACCCTTTCAGCTTGGAGAGCTGGCCTTCCGTCAGGCCGGGGTGCGCGCGGTAGAGGAAATCGCTGACCAGGAAACCAAGGACCGCATCGCCGAGAAACTCGAGTTGCTCATTGTCGTTCAAGCCCGCGTTCCGCTCGTTCGCGTGAGAACTGTGCGTCAGCGCCTGAGCGAGTAACAGACCGTCTTTGAAGGTATAGCCGAGGTCGAATTGAAGCTCGGAAAGTTCGTTCATAAAAGCAAAGGGATCTATTGGACAATCCCAATAGCCCCTCTGCGTGATTTTACTACGGTAACCGTTTCTATTGTCCGATCTTGGCTCCGGCGCTCTTGACGTAATCGTCAAGCCCCTGCTCGGACTTGTTCTTTTGAACGTACATCTGGGTGAGAAGGTCGCGCGCGGCAGCTTCGGAAATCCCTTTCAGGAAGACCGATTTTCCCAGCGCGTCCATCGCCTGATCGTTCTTCAGGTCCTGCGCATAGGCAAGACCCAGCCGATAGTAGGTAATGGGGTCGTTCGGCTTCGACTTGAGCGCCGTCGTCAATTCCTGTTCGGATGAACCGAGTTTCTTCTCCTGCAGATAAACCAATCCGAGCGTGTAGTGAAGCTGCGACGTCAGGTCCACCTTTCCCTGCGGCGAAAATTTCGCACCGTCGGGTCCGGCGAGAAATGTCGGCAGCATGGCGAGCGCCTGATCCGCCAGCTCTTCGGCGCGCTTCATCTGTTTGGCCTTCTCCTCTTCGTTGGTTGGAGGCCGCTCGGCCATGACGTTCGAGAGCATCATCAGCGTGTTCATATCGTCGGGCTTGAAGCCGAGCGCCTTCTCGCCCCATTCCATCATTTTCGCACCATCGTTGAGCTGCTGATAACCCTGAACGATCGCCTGGTACAAGGCGAGTATCCGCTGTTCCGACTGGCTCATGAAGGCTTGGAACTGCGGCGAGCTCTTGTCGAGAAATATGGCGTTCTTGTCTTTCTTGCGAATCGTCTCTTTCTCTTTATCGGTAAGCTTGGCGTCGGCATCCGCCTTCGCAGCGATCTTTTCGCCGAGCTTGACGGTGGCGTCGATGGACTGTTGCGCGGCGTCAACCGCTTCTTTGATTTTTCCGATCTGGCTGTAAGAACCGACCCGGAACGTGTCCGCATAAGCGACGAAGTCGGATGCCGGATACTTGGTGATGAATGCCTCTGCCAGTTCCGCCTTTTTATCCGGACTCTGTTCGTTCTGCACGGCAATAAATGCATCCAGCTCGTCTTTCGTTTGCGCCATCGGTCCGACAGTCTGCTGCTGGACCTGCGGCTGCTGTTGTTGTTGCTGGTTGCGGCGGCCCTGACCGGAGGCAAGTGTCGTGAATGCAAGGGTAAGGGTGATGACGACAGCGCCAGTAGTGCGCCCCTTTCTCATGCTCATGGGAAAAAACCTCTCCTTATAATTTTGAGCTCCGGATTTTATACCAATTGCGGACAGCGCGCGGGAATTTCGCGGTACGATATGGGGTTTATGCAATGGTAATTTTTTATCAGGAGGAAACCCGATGAAGATCTGTATGGTGGGTTCGGGCGCATTCGCCAAGAAGCATCTGGACGGACTGGCCCGCATCAAGGGCGCGGAAGTCGCCAGCATTCATGGGCGGACCGCCGAAACGACAAAAGCGGTCGCCGATAAGTACGGTATCCCGTTTTCAACCACCGACTTCAATGCCGCCATCACCCGGCCGGGCGTCGAAGCGGTCATTTTGACGTCGCCGACGCAGGTCCACGCCGAACAGGCGGTGCAATCGATGCGCGCGGGCAAGCACGTCGAAGTTGAAATTCCGATCTCGGATTCCCTTGCGGATGCCGAAAAGATCCTCGCGGTCCAGAAAGAGACCGGACTGACGGCCATGGGCGGCCACACCAGGCGTTTCAATCCGAGTCATCAGTGGATTCACAAGAAGATCGAAGCGGGCGAACTGAAGCTCCTCCATCTGGTCGTGCAGACCTTCTTTTTCCGGCGGACCAAC includes the following:
- the rnc gene encoding ribonuclease III, whose translation is MNELSELQFDLGYTFKDGLLLAQALTHSSHANERNAGLNDNEQLEFLGDAVLGFLVSDFLYRAHPGLTEGQLSKLKGFFVSSANLVKYAERVRLGGYLQLGKGEEKTGGRTKQALLVDALEAVLGAIYLDGGIEEARRVILPFFEAQIEESGDADRQLKDFKTELQEQLQAARRGRAEYVLANEAGPDHEKLFTVEVIIDGEPAARGVGLTKKAAEQAAARQALERVWGRQKEAM